The Chryseobacterium wanjuense DNA window AGCACCAACGGCCAGCCACGTAATAAACGTAACGGCAGTACTGCCTTTTTTGGCTAAAAGGTACCTTGAAGCTATATAAAATGCAATGTTCTTCAAAATTTTTATAAAATAGGATTGTCGCCTTCTCCTCTTAGTTCTTTTTCTATTTTTTCAACATCATCAAGGGAAGTGTCTAAGTAAAAGTTAAGATTAGGAATCACACGAACCTGTTTTGCCATTTTCTGGCCGATGAAATTTCTGTATTGGGTTTTGTTTTCCTCAATTTCTTTCATCACCGCAGCACGGAATTCCTGTGGAAATATGCTTAAATAAATTTTGGCAATACCAAGATCTGCAGTCACTTTTACATCCGAAACTGTTACTAAAATGCTTTGTTTGCTTTCTGCAGCCTGTTTGCGGAAAAGTTCTGCGAAGTCTTCCTGTATGATCTGAGCTACTTTTCTTTGTCTGTTACTTTCCATAATTTGTGCAAATTTAGTA harbors:
- the rbfA gene encoding 30S ribosome-binding factor RbfA, producing the protein MESNRQRKVAQIIQEDFAELFRKQAAESKQSILVTVSDVKVTADLGIAKIYLSIFPQEFRAAVMKEIEENKTQYRNFIGQKMAKQVRVIPNLNFYLDTSLDDVEKIEKELRGEGDNPIL